Below is a window of Brachyspira hampsonii DNA.
TATCGATCAAAGAATCATTATTAAATTCATCAATCATTTTTTTAAATCCCAAATTTATAATGCATATAGAGCTTTTTATATCTTTTTTTATTTTTTGTTTTTTACTATTATCCATACAGCCTTCATCTAATTCTATGTATCTATTCATGAATTTTTCAATCGTTGGTATATAATAATCAATTATAGAATTATAAGTTCTTTTATATGATTTATTATTGCTGGTTTTTTCTAAAATAAAATTGAGTTTGTAAAGCACATCATTTATAATAAGTCTTAAATCAGAATCATCTATTTGAGATATGTTTGTTTTTATATTCTTGTCAAAACTATTTGTTTTATTATTATTATTATTTGATTCTGTGTTATGGTTATTATCGTATGAAGTTTCTTTTTCATCGACTCTATTAGTTTTATCAAACTTAATATTTTTAATATAGCTTTGTAATTTATCTTGCAATGTGTAAAATAAAATTAACAATAAGAATACAAATATAATAATTGAAATCAATTTAAAAGATATTACCCAAAATACTAAGCCTGAAAATACTAATAGTGATATTGATATAATAAAATTAATATTGCTTGAAAATAAATCTGTATATTTTTTCATAATAATGTCTCCATATAAATGTAAAAAATATTTACTTTTTATATGATACAATAAAAATGAAAAATATCAATTATTAAATAATTATTTTACTACTTCTTTTATAATTCTATGGAAATTTTTATATTCTATTTTCTCTATTTCTTCATCATTAAATCCGGCTTCTTTTAATTTTATTATAATATCATAAGACTTTGATGCATTTTCTAAACCTTTTATATAAGGGGCATCTTCATCTTCAAAATATTCATTATAGTCAAAACCAAGCCCTATATGATCTATTCCTATTTTATCAGCTATATATTTTATATGGTCTATGCCTCTGTCTATATTCTGTTTTTCTTTGTTTTCATCAATGAAGCCTTTATAAGAATTAAATCCTATAACGCCATTAACATCTCTTATTGCTTTTAATTGTTCATCTGTAAGATTTCTCATACTATTGCATAATGCTCTGGAATTAGAATGTGAGGCTATAACAGGACATGAAGTAATATCCATAACATCAAAGAAAGATTTATCATTTAAATGCGATACATCAACTATCATACCTATATCCTGCATTTTTTTTACAGCCTTTTTTCCTAATTCAGTTAATCCTCTTGATGAATTTCCTCTCACTCCCGCAGCTAATTTATTTTCTTCATTCCAAGTAAGACTAGCATGTCTTGCCCCATACTCATAAAACTCGTCTATCAAATCAATATTATCATCTATGGATATAAGTCCTTCAAATCCTATAAATATATATAATTTATTTTCTTTTTGTGCATTAATAATATCATTATAATTCTTTGCTATTAATATAATATCATTTATATATTCAAGTTCTTTATTTATAGAATACTGAATTTCTCTTACTCTTTCTAATGCTCTATGATAATTTTTCGGCTCAGTCCATATTACAAATATAGATCCTCCTATTTTACCTTTTATCATATTATCATAATGATGCTTTTTTATAATATTGTTTTCACCTTTGAAAGTTTTTACAGCAACATCAGTCCATATATCAGAATGAGCATCGAAAATCATATTTATTTGCCTCTTGTTTATATCAGTTAATTTTTATCATTATTATTTGAAGTATTTGGATTATTTATACAGTCATTTTTTTGAAACAAAATTATTTTTTTTATTGCTATGTATACAATAATGCATGATAATACTTTATCAAATATATTCGTTAATAATCTAATTATAAAAGATGCATGAAAAAGATCTACGCCGTTTTCATTTAAAATTTTTATAAAGCTGTCTATTTTTGCACCTGTGAATCCGTCAGATAATATTATAGATATTGGGGTTCCTATTAAAGGTGATATTATTCCAATTATAATTCCTGATATAATAGCTGGTATAATATTAAATTTAATTTTTTTTGCTATAAGCCCAATTATTATCCCTATTAATGCATTTATTACTGCAAAATTTAAATGCGAATAGTTTATAAATAACGATATTATAATATTTGTTAATATACCTACAATAGCACCGTAAATAGGTCCAAGCAAAACAGCGGATAAAATAGTGCCTACAGAATCTAAAAATAAAAATGGTATTTTAAATAATAATACTATAAATGTTAAAGCAAAATTAATTACTATTCCTATAAATACTATTAATATATTGTATTTTAAATCATTATTCATTTTTCTTTTTCCAAATAATTCCGTAAAATATAATTTATTTAAGTAATATATTTTTAAAGTATTAAACTAGTTTTTATCGCAGTAATATTAGCGTCCTTATACTTAAATATTATAAAAGCACTAAAGATAAAACTTTATATAATTATTATACTGAAATAAAATTTATTTTCAATATTATTTTCTATATAAAAAAACTCCTAGTAAATATATTTTATTTACTAGGAGTTAATTTACTGATTTAATTACTATTTATTATTTAGCAGTATAAGCAACCATAGTCATCCAAGATAATGGTTTGTTGTAATGAGGCAAGAAGAAGAAGTCAGATAAAGCGAATTCCTGAACAGTCATACCTCTTTGTATAGCTAAAGAGAATGCATGAATAGCTTCAGCATGATTATGTTCAGAAGCAATTTGTGCACCTAATAAACGGCCTGTATCTTCTTCATAAACGATTTTTACTAATACATCTTCGTTGCCAGGCATAAATTCAGGTCTTTCAGAATCTTTGAAGAAATTAGATTTTGCTTTTAATCCTTTTTTCTTAGCAGTTTCTTCAGACCATCCAGTAGAAGCCATATTATATCCGAATACGCATATAGCATTAGAACCTTGAGTACCGCAGTATTCAACATGTTTTCCTAAAGCATTATTAGCAGCAACAATACCCATTCTTACAGCATTAGTAGCTAAAGCAATATATTCTTGTTTTTCAGAAGCTCTAGAATATACAGTAGCACAGTCTCCTATAGCATAAACATCAGGATCTTTACTGCTTTTCATAGTAGTGTCTACTACAATAGCACCATTAGGTAAAGTTTCTAAATAGTCTTTATAAAGGTCGCTATTAGGTCTGAAACCAACAGACATAACTACCATATCTACATCATAAGAACCTTTATCAGTAACAACTTTTTTAACTCTGTCATCACCTTCGAACTTTTTAACAGTTTCGCCTAAATGCATTTCTATTCCAGCTTCTTTGATTCTTTTTTCAGCTTCATCAGTGATTTCTTTATCAAAATAGTTAGCCATAACTCTAGGCATAGCTTCCATTAAGATAACTTCTTTACCATGATTTTTGAATGCTTCTATAAGCTCAACACCTATATAACCAGCACCAACAACCATAACCCTTTTTACATCAGGTTTAGCTATTTCATTAATAATATCCTGTCCTTGTTGGAACAATTTAGCAAAGAAAATACCTTTTTTAAGACCATATTCAGTACCTTCCTGTTTTAATCCTTCTATAGGAGGAGTTACAGGCCAAGAACCAGTAGCAAGTATAAGTTTGTCGTAATTATCTTCAAACTCTTTTCCTGTTTTTAGTTCTTTTACATGTAATTTTTTGTTAGCCCAGTCTATTTTTGTTACTTCATGTCCCATATAAACATCAATACCTTCGCCTTTTAGACTTTCAGGACTAGCATAGAATAGACCCTTAGGATCTTTAACTACTCCTCCAACCCAAAGTGCTATACCGCAGGCTAAGAAAGATATATTATCGTTTCTATCGTAAGTAACTACTTTACAATTAGGATCTGTAGCTTTCAAAGTTTTTGCTGCCCAAGTACCAGCATGGTTACATCCTATTACAATAACTTTCATAATAATTTAACCCCTTATTAAAAATAAATTGAATATAAAATTGGTGTTTATTATAGTACAAAAAAAATACTTAGTCAAGTTATATTATATTTATATTAGTAAATTTTAAGAATTTTAGTATGTTTTTTATGTAATAATTTCACTAATTAGGGAAAATGATTATAAATAAAATGTTTATTGTTTTTTATTATACTTATGCATCAAAATTTGTATGTAAAATTTTTATGATAAAAGTATAATAATTTTACAAAAATATTAAAATTATAAAAAATAGCTTTAATAATACTATAATGTTTATATAAATAGTAGTTTAAAATAAAGCAAATTATGTGATATATAATAATAATAATATAAAAATATTATTGTTATAATGTATTGATATTTATACTTTTTATGCTATATTATTAAAAAATTGAAATTATAGGTTTAATATTATGACAAATTTTAATGAGTATTTTTTGATGGAAGAGAAAGATGTTTTGCTTTATGTAAAAAATAAATTAAAATATTTTTCTCAAGATGATAATATAATTTGTAAAGAAATAGGCGACGGTAATATTAATTATGTATATAGAATAAGTAATGGTAAGGATTCAATAATACTTAAACAGGCAGGCGTACATACTAGAAGCAATTCATCAGGAAGAATACTTGATATTAACAGAAATTCAAGAGAGGCTGATATTTTATCTTTTTACGGCAGCATACTTCCTGATTTAGCCCCTAAAATCATTTCTATAGATAGAGTTATGAATTTATTTGTAATGGAAGATTTAAAATCTTTTCTTGTACTTAGAGATGCTTTAATGAAAGGACATATATATCATCATTTACAAGAACAGATAACAGATTTTTTAGTTGAAACAACATTGTCTACAGCTGATTTTTTTATGGACCCATTTACCAAAAAAGAAAATGTTATAAAATATACTAATAAAGAACTTTGTAAGATAAGTGAAGAATTAGTATTCAGAGAACCATTTTTTAATGTTCTTAAAGAAAATGTTTTTTCTGAATCATTAAATAAATTTGTAGAGGATAATCTTTATAACAATAAGCAGCTGCAATTAGAAGCGGCAAAATTAAAGTATGAATTTATGAATAATCCTCAGGCTTTAATACATGGAGATTTACATACAGGCTCTATATTTGTTAATGAAGATTATATAAAGGTAATGGACTGCGAATTTGCCTTTTATGGTCCTATAGGCTATGATTTAGGTACTATTATAGCTAATTTTATATTTTCTTATGTTTATCATTTATATGTTACTAAAGATAAAAATTATACATCATTTCTTTTCAATGTTATTGATAATACTCTAAAACTTTTTAAAAATAAGTTCATTAGTAAATTCTTGAATGAAAGTACTGATATATCAGCACAAAATGATTATTTTGTAGAATATTATCTTCTTGAGGTATTGAAAACAGGGTTTGGTATATGCGGGCTTGAATTATTGAGAAGAACTACAGGATGTGCCAGAGTAAAAGAAATAGAGTCCGTTTCTGATGATGATATAAGAAGAGATATAGAGTACACTCTTTTAAATATAGGTATTGAGTGCTTATCATATAGAGACAGACTTTCTGAAGAAGAAAAGTTTATGAAATTTGTAGATAATGTAATTGATAATATAAATTTATAATTTTTAAATTTGTGTTTTTAATAATTTTTGGAGTTTTTTATGATTAATAGAATAGATAAAGAATTAGCTTTTATGCTTCAGTTTGAAAATATAGCTTGGTATGATGACGGATGCGTTAAAATATTAGATAGGAGAGTTTATCCTAATAAAGTTAATTTTGTTGAATGTAAAACTCATAAAGAAGTTTCAAAAGCCATAGCAGATATGGTAACACAAAGTGCCGGTCCTTATTTGGCTGTTGCTATGGGAATGGCATTGGCCGGATATGAATCAAAACATTTAGAAGGTAATGACAGAATAGATTTTCTAACTTATGCCTGCAATACTTTGGCTAATTCAAGACCTACAACAAGTGCCAGAATGATGTCTATAACAAAATCATGTTTAGAAGCTGGTACTGAGGCTATAAAATCAGGCAAAGACCCAATAGAAGCTATGTTTAATAGGGGAATAGAACTTTCTACAAAAAGATATTCCAAAATAAAAAAAATAGCAGAGAATCTTGTTTCAATGTTTCCGGATAAAGGTAGTATACTTACTCAATGTTTCGGTGAGTCTATAGTAGGTTTTATGATACAGGAGTTTCAGAAAAAAAATAAAGATATAAAGGTTGTGTGTGCTGAAACTAGACCTTATTTTCAAGGTGCTAGGCTTACAGCAACGGTTGCTTATGATCAGGGTGCTGATGTTACAGTTATTACTGATAATATGGTGGCATACACTATGCAGGAGAAAAAAATTGATGTATTTACTTCAGCTGCTGATTTAATATGTTTGAATGGGGCAGTTGTAAATAAAATAGGAACCTTCCAAATTGCAATAGTAGCAAAATATTTAGGTATTCCTTATTTTGTAACAGGAGCTCCGGATAAAGGATATCATGGACTTGAAGATGTGCATTTTGAGTTTAGAGATGAAAAACTTGTAACTGAGGCTATGGGTGTAAAGACATCTAAAGAAGGAGTAAAAGGTTTTTATCCGGCATTCGATTATACTCCGCCGCATTTAGTCAGTGCTGTTGTAACAGATTTAGGTATTTACAGTCCTTATGATGTATTTAAATATTATATAGGCAATGATGAAGGTGAATATTAATAATTTTCCTTTAGCGGATTTTTTATATTTTCTTTTTTTATGTCTATTAAAAAATCTATAAACAATTCAAATAATATAGGATCCAATTTTGTTTCTTTAACTATATAATTATCATATATTAATTTTACAGCATCTTCAGCACTCATGTCTTTTCTGTTATAATTTTTTTGAGGCATTACAGTTGTGTCAAATAAATCTATTATTTCTAATACTTTAGCAGGGAAAAATGCTAGGCTTTGAAGTGTTTGAATATCATCAACATCATCTGATATAAGAGAAGAAGGATTTAAAGATTTATTTTCATTGAATTGTTTATTTATTATTTTTATTACATCATTTCCATAACCGTAGTATTCATGATGCATTCCTACAATCAATGATATATTATCATTATAATTTCTGAAAAGTTTTAAGAATTGGTAACCTTTAATAGCATGTGAAGTTGATTCTTTAGCATACTCTTTTGATTTATTAATATTTAAATAGTCTAATTCTTTTACTTTAACAACATCATGCCAAAATGCTCCGGCAGCAAATGATGCTATATTTTCTATTGATATTTTTTTAAGTCCGTTTTTAAATACATCATTGAATTTAATATTAGTTTTATCTATATTATATTTTTTGAAAACATTTTCATAAAAGCTTTTAAATTTTTTATTAAAATTTATAATAGTTCTTAGATTTAACTGGTTATCTATTTGATCATTGTAATAAAGCATAAATTCTATAAATATAATAAAAACTCTATTTCCATGTCCTATAACATTTCTGCAGTCAAAATTGTCTAATCCGTAAAATAAACTTATATTAGGGTATATTTTTTCTACTAACTTGGTGATTGACAATATCAAGTCATTTGTTACTATTTGTGTATCATAATATTCTAAATCATCAAAATATATTTGATTCATTTTGTCTTTAGAAGCATTTACTAAATGAATTAAATTAATTCTTTCTATAAACGCAAGTCTGGTTATTATATCTAATATATATTTTATAGCATCAGCATACAAGCCCTCATTATAGTATTGATTTAATATGTCAATATAGTTTTTTATAGATATGAATCTTTCTTTAGGGCTTTCCTCTAATATCATCTCTAACATTTTATATTCGAAAATTTTTGTATTTTCAGAATCCGGCATACAGTCTTTATATACTTTAATGAACTGATTAATGTTTTCAATATGTTTGTATTCGTTTTTTTCATTTTTTTCAATTACTAAATCTATAATTGATTTTGAATTTTTGGGTATATAGAAATTATCAAATATATCACTGTTTATAGCATTTTTGTCGAAAAGGATATTTATTTTATAATTAGGTATTGATAAATATAAATTATCATTGCTTGTACATATAATTTCTGGAGAATTAAATTTAATATTGTCTATATTATCTTTTATAAAGTTTATATCTATTGCTGTATATTTATCTAAATCAATATCCATATTCAGCCTTTAAAATTAAATACTGATAATTATTGTAATGATATACTTTTTTTATTTTTTATCAATAATTTTATATGATTTAATTAATTTTTATTTGTTAAAAAAATAATGTAAAAAATCATTTTAAGGTATTGACAATTTTTTTTTATATAGTAGAATATGAAACTCATAGAACTAAAAGTTCATTTATTAATACTGGGGTGTCGTCAAGCGGTAAGACAATTGGTTTTGGTCCAATTATTCGAGGGTTCGAATCCTTCCACCCCAACTTTT
It encodes the following:
- a CDS encoding FAD-dependent oxidoreductase, which codes for MKVIVIGCNHAGTWAAKTLKATDPNCKVVTYDRNDNISFLACGIALWVGGVVKDPKGLFYASPESLKGEGIDVYMGHEVTKIDWANKKLHVKELKTGKEFEDNYDKLILATGSWPVTPPIEGLKQEGTEYGLKKGIFFAKLFQQGQDIINEIAKPDVKRVMVVGAGYIGVELIEAFKNHGKEVILMEAMPRVMANYFDKEITDEAEKRIKEAGIEMHLGETVKKFEGDDRVKKVVTDKGSYDVDMVVMSVGFRPNSDLYKDYLETLPNGAIVVDTTMKSSKDPDVYAIGDCATVYSRASEKQEYIALATNAVRMGIVAANNALGKHVEYCGTQGSNAICVFGYNMASTGWSEETAKKKGLKAKSNFFKDSERPEFMPGNEDVLVKIVYEEDTGRLLGAQIASEHNHAEAIHAFSLAIQRGMTVQEFALSDFFFLPHYNKPLSWMTMVAYTAK
- a CDS encoding ECF transporter S component, which codes for MNNDLKYNILIVFIGIVINFALTFIVLLFKIPFLFLDSVGTILSAVLLGPIYGAIVGILTNIIISLFINYSHLNFAVINALIGIIIGLIAKKIKFNIIPAIISGIIIGIISPLIGTPISIILSDGFTGAKIDSFIKILNENGVDLFHASFIIRLLTNIFDKVLSCIIVYIAIKKIILFQKNDCINNPNTSNNNDKN
- a CDS encoding phosphohydrolase; the protein is MDIDLDKYTAIDINFIKDNIDNIKFNSPEIICTSNDNLYLSIPNYKINILFDKNAINSDIFDNFYIPKNSKSIIDLVIEKNEKNEYKHIENINQFIKVYKDCMPDSENTKIFEYKMLEMILEESPKERFISIKNYIDILNQYYNEGLYADAIKYILDIITRLAFIERINLIHLVNASKDKMNQIYFDDLEYYDTQIVTNDLILSITKLVEKIYPNISLFYGLDNFDCRNVIGHGNRVFIIFIEFMLYYNDQIDNQLNLRTIINFNKKFKSFYENVFKKYNIDKTNIKFNDVFKNGLKKISIENIASFAAGAFWHDVVKVKELDYLNINKSKEYAKESTSHAIKGYQFLKLFRNYNDNISLIVGMHHEYYGYGNDVIKIINKQFNENKSLNPSSLISDDVDDIQTLQSLAFFPAKVLEIIDLFDTTVMPQKNYNRKDMSAEDAVKLIYDNYIVKETKLDPILFELFIDFLIDIKKENIKNPLKENY
- the mtnK gene encoding S-methyl-5-thioribose kinase, which encodes MTNFNEYFLMEEKDVLLYVKNKLKYFSQDDNIICKEIGDGNINYVYRISNGKDSIILKQAGVHTRSNSSGRILDINRNSREADILSFYGSILPDLAPKIISIDRVMNLFVMEDLKSFLVLRDALMKGHIYHHLQEQITDFLVETTLSTADFFMDPFTKKENVIKYTNKELCKISEELVFREPFFNVLKENVFSESLNKFVEDNLYNNKQLQLEAAKLKYEFMNNPQALIHGDLHTGSIFVNEDYIKVMDCEFAFYGPIGYDLGTIIANFIFSYVYHLYVTKDKNYTSFLFNVIDNTLKLFKNKFISKFLNESTDISAQNDYFVEYYLLEVLKTGFGICGLELLRRTTGCARVKEIESVSDDDIRRDIEYTLLNIGIECLSYRDRLSEEEKFMKFVDNVIDNINL
- a CDS encoding S-methyl-5-thioribose-1-phosphate isomerase gives rise to the protein MINRIDKELAFMLQFENIAWYDDGCVKILDRRVYPNKVNFVECKTHKEVSKAIADMVTQSAGPYLAVAMGMALAGYESKHLEGNDRIDFLTYACNTLANSRPTTSARMMSITKSCLEAGTEAIKSGKDPIEAMFNRGIELSTKRYSKIKKIAENLVSMFPDKGSILTQCFGESIVGFMIQEFQKKNKDIKVVCAETRPYFQGARLTATVAYDQGADVTVITDNMVAYTMQEKKIDVFTSAADLICLNGAVVNKIGTFQIAIVAKYLGIPYFVTGAPDKGYHGLEDVHFEFRDEKLVTEAMGVKTSKEGVKGFYPAFDYTPPHLVSAVVTDLGIYSPYDVFKYYIGNDEGEY
- a CDS encoding dipeptidase, whose translation is MIFDAHSDIWTDVAVKTFKGENNIIKKHHYDNMIKGKIGGSIFVIWTEPKNYHRALERVREIQYSINKELEYINDIILIAKNYNDIINAQKENKLYIFIGFEGLISIDDNIDLIDEFYEYGARHASLTWNEENKLAAGVRGNSSRGLTELGKKAVKKMQDIGMIVDVSHLNDKSFFDVMDITSCPVIASHSNSRALCNSMRNLTDEQLKAIRDVNGVIGFNSYKGFIDENKEKQNIDRGIDHIKYIADKIGIDHIGLGFDYNEYFEDEDAPYIKGLENASKSYDIIIKLKEAGFNDEEIEKIEYKNFHRIIKEVVK